The Raphanus sativus cultivar WK10039 chromosome 6, ASM80110v3, whole genome shotgun sequence sequence AGCTGAGGGAGAAAGGAAAGGTAGTGGTGGCTGACACAACCCTCCAATACTTGGGCTCTGTTCATCTCAAGAGCGGTGTTCTTGATCCTCACTTTGAGGTATATTCtgttaacattattttattaattttcaattaaaagaaactaaataaatgCGAGTGTGTGTATTCAGGTGGTGAAAGAGGCTTTGGTGAGGACACTGAAAGAAGGGTTGGGAGAGAAATACAATGAAGAAGTTGAAGGAGCTTGGTCTCAAGCTTATGATCACTTGGCTTTAGCCATTAAAACCGAGATGAAACAAGAAGACTCACAGAAACCCTAAATATCACCGGAGTATATGCTCTCATACATATCTGTGTATGTGTGTACTAATACCACATGCTTTGACTTCCTACAGTTCATTGTTTTTGAATAAGGATTTTGAGATATTGCGAGGGAGATACATATGGTACCGCTGTTTCTCTTGAAAAGCTTTCATGAGAAACAAGATACGGTTTGAAATTAAACCGACAAATCAAACCGGTTTTAATCATCATACCGGTTTTATCATACAATCATCATGGTTTGGGATGCAAGCAATGAGCCATGTATGATGTATCCATAAATATGTAACTAACTTTAACGCAATGTGCAGAAACATACAAATATTGGTTATATTTATCAAATGGTGTAACTGTATgcacaaatatgattatttcATTTTCATCCCATCATCTTTGTCAAGTATCACTCAATTAGTTACGTCTTTAAACAGAGGTACAtgatgaaaaaaacaaaacaattgaTGTCAGAATAAATATGTGTCTGCTCTTGGCTTGATCCCAGAGTTTTACATCCCTGAAACAATCTGCAGAAGAGATTCAAGAACTCAGAGACGAACATGATCTTAAACTAGACGAAGATTTAGAAGTAATGAAGGTTTTATAGAACAAATATAAAAAGGTTCCAAACCTGTTCTTCGCTCAGACATCaataaaaatctcattttcttcttctccaatcTCACAGGGGTTTATGCGATAGAATAGGCTCGTATAACCTCAAGGATTGGCGCTCTACACAAGGGGCATTTCCCTCCGGTCCGGACCAGCTCGTAACCGCACTTTGAGCAAGTGCACATGTGCCCGCATCTACAGATTTCACAAAGATATGATTCAGACACTAGTTTTTGGTTCTGCAAAATCACACAAACAAAACCGGGTTTAAAGCAAATAATTTTACCTGTACAAGAGGGCATCTATGTCGGCATCGCAGCAGACACAGCAAGTCCCGTTCCTTACATGAGCCCATCTTGACCCATCTTCGGATGTTCCTGGTCCAAGACCTGATGGCATTTGAATCAACAGATCGTTAGATAATGCAGACTAGAGATGAAATTTGGAtagaaaggagagagagagaaaaaaaagaaaaacctttgTCACTGGGAGATTGGTTTAAAGCTGCAGAGACCTCTTGCCTAACCAAACGCTGCAGCTCAGACTGCATATCCATACATGTTTCCAAAGTCCTCTGCATATGACTCATTCCTTGCTG is a genomic window containing:
- the LOC130496888 gene encoding non-symbiotic hemoglobin 2-like yields the protein MGEIVFTEKQEALVKESWEILKQDIPKYSLHFFSQILEIAPAAKDMFSFLRDTDEVPYNNPKLKAHAVKVFKMTCETAIQLREKGKVVVADTTLQYLGSVHLKSGVLDPHFEVVKEALVRTLKEGLGEKYNEEVEGAWSQAYDHLALAIKTEMKQEDSQKP